TCATCACATATGAGGAACCCTTTGCCTTGATGTGGGAAGACGCACCGGGGGTTCATGTGGACCTTGTCGATAGATTTGATTATCCCCTCTTCGAATCTATCGGTCCACCGTATGCAATGGCCTTGACGTCCAAAATAGTGAAAGTGGCAAGAGGCTCCAATCTTGATTTGATCCATTGCCACTACGCAATCCCTCATGCGATGGCGGCATACATGGCCCGTGAAATTGTTGATATTCCATATGCCGTGACGCTGCACGGTTCAGATGTGCACACACTAGGCCAGGATCCGGCATACCGACCAGTCGTTCACCACACAGTCGAAACGGCGGATAGAGTTAGCTCGGTTTCGAATTTCTTGCGAAGAGCGGCGCACGATGATCTTTTCATAGATCGGGATATTGAGGTAATTCCTAATTTTATAGACACAAATAGGTTCGCGCCTACCAAGGGGCTCAAATTGGTAGTGGAGAGCGGTTGTGTTTCTGTAAGACGAGAAGAGGACGCGGAAGAAATACAGCCCGATGAATTGGTCTTGCTACATGCATCCAATTTCAGAGAAGTCAAGCGGGTTCCGCAACTAGTTGATATAATGCGCGAAGTAGTGGATGAACATCCAAATACGAGGCTCATCCTAGTTGGAGATGGTCCTGCACGGATAGAAGTTGAACGGAAGATTGAGAAGCTAGATCTCTGTCACAATGTCCACTTACTTGGAATCAAGAGTAATATGAGCCAGATAATGGCTTCTGCAGACGTCTTTCTGCAGAATTCAACCATGGAGGGTATGCCCTTGGTTTTGCTTGAGGCGATGTCAAGCGGGGTCCCCGTCGTTACGACACCCGCGGGAGGAATCCCCGAACTCGTCAGAAAAGGCAAAGATGGAATCGTAACAGAAGGTTTTGAGTTAGATGAATATGCAGAAGCGGTAATCAAAGTGATTTCTGATAAAGATCTTCGAGAAAAAATGGGCATTGCAGCCCGGAAACGGGTGGAGAAAAAGTTCTCTGCGGAAGAAATCGTCCCAGTATACGAAAAGATGCTCCAATCAGTAGTAGAGGAGTGAATGGGTGTTGACACCAATTGCAACTAAAATCTATCACGATTACATATGGAAATCGAAAAGCAAGGACTTGGCAGAGCGCCTGTATGGAAATCCTCCAGTTACAATGGGAGAAGCTGCAAAGCGAGGCTTAGCAATCTTTGCAGAGTATGAACAATCTGATTCTGTTCGCGAAGAAAACCTTCAGAAACTCAAGTCTGTACTTCGGGGAGCGAATTCCAGACTGGGATGTTTGACACCAAGGGTAGAAGATAACATCGATAAGTTGTCGAATGGAGCTGTTGAAGCTGCTCATCAAAGTGTAGCAATGGGGGGGCCAGGATACATATTGAACAAGGCTGCCTCTGCAAAGATCATTTCAAGTTTCTCGAAAGACAACAGGTTGTCAGCTTTTTTCTTCGTGGCAGATTATGATGAGGTTCAAGCTGAGCTTCTAAATATCAGAACCCCTCTGATGGGACAATCAGGCAATCTAATCAGTATGCCAGTACCCGAAGGATATGACCACTCTCCGGTCAGCGTATTGCCACTTCCTAGCTCTACATGGTACACTGAAGTGGAAGAAAGCATCCGGAAAAATTACAATGAGCTGTTCAAACCGTTGTCAGGAACAGGGAAGAAGCTGTTTGAGGAGCGTCTTGAAGCTGCCCTTGCAGTAACACGATGGGCATTCCACAATTCGGCTACTCTCGGGGAATGGGCCCAAAGAATCATTGGAAGACTTGTGAACATTGAAGGCAACCTCGGGCTCCCTATCATCCCTTCGAGTAATCCCGAAATAAGGAATCTCATGGCAAGAGGTTTCGAATGTCTCCTTGTTGCTGAGAATCGGAAACAGTTCATCGATGCACAGGTGCGAGCAAGCAGAGTAATAGAGGAAAACGGCTATGAGACAGGAACGGGTAAAAGATCACGGGATTATGTTCCATTCTTCTATGAATGTCAAGGGGATAGCTGTCATTCCAGTAGAGTAGAATTACATTACAACCGGGATGGTGCCAAGGCAATTCTCACCGGTAGATGTCCAACCTGTGGAAGACCTGTGAAACTGGAATTCGATGCCGATAACCCGGACCTAAGCGATATTGCTGAACACATATCCCCCAGAGTGGATTCGAGACAATTCGTCATGGACATGGTTCTGCCCATCGTGGTTCACATTGGTGGCGGTGGTGAAACTGCATACTACGCGCAGGTCATCCCTGTGGCAGAGAAACTAGGTGTTCCATTTCCAGCGTTCGTGAAATATCCCCGTCTCTACTTCAATACGCCATGGGGCGAAAATCTGGCAAACAGTCTGAATGCTAAAGATAAACCAGCCTTCCACGGAGGGGAAATGTTCAGTACCATCGGACAGATTACAAGAGCCCGTCAATCAGAAAACTACGATGAAATGAATAGAGCAGTTCAGGACTTCAGATTGATACTATACGATTCACATGAGAAACTCAATCAGGCCATAGATGAGCTAGAAAGAGAGCGAGAGAAGGCAAGCGATGCAAGAGACAAGCAGCTCCAGATTACTCGCCTCGAAATAGAACGGTATCTCAGTTGGGTATTTGGACAGTACACTGAAGGAAAAATGGGCCAAGAAGTTACGTGGTCATGGATAGAATGGGCCCTGAATTCCAGCTTTGTGGATCTGTTTGGGCCATATGAAAGAGCATACGTGCCTGAGCTCAAAAATGGCTCAACCCTGTTTGTCAATTTCATGGTTTAAAATAGGAGGGCACCGGATTGCCCGGTGCCGGTAATCTGTCACTGAAGATGTTCAGTCAGGAGGTCGCCAAGCCTACAGATACCTTCCGAGATTACGTCCGGTTCAGCATACGAATAGCCCAGACGCATCGTGTTGTGTTCCGGCTTGCTCGGTACCAGTTTGTCTTGTCCGTTTCCTAGACTGTATCCAGTAATAGGATAGAAGGCTGTACCAGGCACATATAGGATATCATTAGGCATGGCCTCCTGCTTCAGAAAGTCCCTCGCATCGAATTCTTTCTCACTCTGCCACCAGATGAAAAAGCCGCCAGTCGGATCAGTCCGCTTGCCTGGTGGGAAAGACTCGTCTATAGCTTCAGCCATAGCTTCGTACCGCTTTCTGTACCCCTTTATACCCTCAATAAGAACATCGTCGATGTACTTCCGATAGTACTCATCAAGTATGCGCTGAATCAAGGTTGACGTGCACAAGTCAAGGTAGCCCTTGTCCTTGAGAACCTGATCTCTCAACGAGTCAGGCATCACTGAGTATCCTACTCTGAGGACCGCCGCTTCCTTGCTGGTGGTGCCAAGATACGCAACACGATTGTTGTCTTTGTCAAGACTCTTGATAGGTTTCACATCGGTCTCCTTGAACTGAATCTCTGCGTAAGCCGAGTCCTCCAGAAGAATCAGATTGTAATTCTCACAGATGTCAAAAAGTTCCCGTCTTCGCTTCATTGGCAAAGTAGTGCCTTTCGGATTATCTGAATCTGGGACGACGTATACTATGTCTGGATGTTTGCCGAATTTCGCCTTTGAGAGACTGATGGCTTTATCGACATATTCTGGAATAATACCATCCAGGTCTGTCGGCACTGTGATTACTCGTGCCCCCAGTTTGACAGCAGGACCAAGAAAACCGAGATATGCTGGCGACGGAGTGACAATGACATCCCCGGGATCAATCATTGTATCCAAGACAGCATATAGTGCCTGCTGTGAGCCACTCGTTATTGATACACGTTCCCAGTCTTCCTCACAATCAATATTGATATCTCTCTTGTTACAGAGACGCTTTGCGAGCGTCTTTCGGAACCACTTGTAGCCCCCTGTAGGGCCATAATTCAAGTCCTCAAGTGCCATTCTAGGCTTCTTAACATACTCTTTGCTAAGATCTGACAGGATTTTCGCAAACGTATCTGTTGGAATGATACCCGGTTTCCCGCCAGCAAAGTAGTATTCTACATCGTACTTGAGAAGCTCTCGAATTTGACTTGCCGGAATAAAACCTGTCCATGACGCGAACGCATACGAGTCTTCTTCTGCCATCAGCTGAGTACCCCTGTGCATGTACAGATTCGTACATACTACGCGTAGGGAAGGACACATATCCCCTTTATCTGTTTCTAACATTGTGTGATTTGGCACGTAAACATGAGCTCGAAGATGTACAGATTTGTTCAATGGTGGAAGGTTGCTAGGAGCCCAAGGGCGTGGAACTTGCCCATGTTTGGGAGGCGATGCTCTCAGCTACTGAAGCAGGGTCATCTGCATTGATTATGGATCTGGCAACAATCACATAGGATGCTCCGGCATCGATTGCTGTTTTCGCATCACCGCCCTGAGCTCCAACACCGGGGCTGAATATTGGTATATCATCACCGAGCACCTGTCGGATTTCGCGTATCTTCTCAGGATATGTGGCTCCGACAACGGTGCCATCAGCTCCCCATTGTCTCGCTTTCCGAGCAAAGGATAGATACAGAGGTTCAAGATCTTTCTTCTCGTCTTTTGCCACCATCAGGCCATATCCTTCATTAGCAGCTGGATGTGACATATATGACAGGGTAATGACGCCTCGCTTCTTCTTTTCCGCAATTTCAAAAACTCTCTTCAGACCCCCGTCCCATCCCACAAGCGGATTAGCAATGATAGCATCAAAGCCGGCGTCGAAGTAGTGGTTAGCAATAGACTCGTTGGTGTTCCCGATGTCGTTCAGCTTGCAGTCCATGATTGCAATCAATGCTTGGTCGTGGATCGTATCAATTATGTCAGGTATCCTATCAAATAGGCCGAGCGGCAACATGAGGTGACGGTTGATTTTGTAAGCGATAGCATAGTCAGAAGTCAACTCTATAATTTTTCGCGCTTCACTCTCTAAACGTGCCTTCTCAGTTCCCCAAGCTACTTCACTTGTCAAGGGGAGTTTCGAAGTCAAATCTAGTCCAATGACCAATCTCGTTTTTCGTACATAGGCAGCAGCGGACATCTTGCGCTTGAGGGATTCTCCTGGAATTTCCAAGACCTCCGATTTATAGAATATATTGAACACTTATATCGATGATGGGAAGGCCATTTCGTTGGTGGAACAATTGTCTCCAGATTGGTTGGCTACTCGAATTACGGTAGTAGCTATGGGTATCTTCCTTCCAGTCTACTTCTTCATCCTCATGTTCGCGCTTCCATTCCAATTGCAGCCTCTTGCAAATCCTATACTGAGTTGGCTGTTCCACCATCTGCTTGTACCGGCTCTGTTCTGTGCTCCATGGGTATCCTTTCTCTATTTCAATAGGTACCGACTAGCCAATACCATTCACATGATGTATGAAACTACCACATCAGTTCCACTTAGATGGAGGATATTCTATGGCATGAATGCTGCCTTTGTCCTGATGTTCTTCATCTTTCCGATGGTGGCTGCGCCTCTGGCAGTTGTCGGAGGGTTGTTTCTTTCAGGTACAGTGATTTACAGGGTAGCAAAGGGGAAACTGGGGAAAGGTAAACCAGCAAAATTCATTGCAATACTCTTGGGTGTCCTGTTATCCATATTACCCATGTACGTATTCTTACTGTTTGCTCCAAGGTACCTCGAGGTGTGGGAGGCCATACTCAGTGCATGGAGCACCTTCTGGTTCGGAGTTGTCTACGGGATAGCCCAGTGCCTGGTCAATGTCCTTAGCTTTGGTTCACCGGTTCATTTCATGTATTTCGCAGCTAACGAGTTTGATAAGGGAGTCTACGGTAGAAGCTACACCCGAACACCAACAAACAAGATCCGTATCGGTCAATTTCTGTTGTACATGGTTTTTCTTTTCCTGTATTTGCCTCCAATCCCCACGCCATTAGGAACTATACCATTCATGAACATGTCATGGTTGTTCAAACAGTACATCAATTGGATATCAATGGGGGTGGTTGGAATCATGACGCTTATCAAATGGAGATTGGATGTTGGAGATGAACAAACCCTCGGCGGTCCGTTGAATATCATTGTTGTCGGGATGTTCCTCATTGTGGAAATATTCTTCAAGACAGACTTGCTCGTTGTAACGCTGGTCATATGGTTGGCCTTTGTCATATTCGCTGCGCTGTCTGCTGTTGCTTATGCTAGCGCGTCCCCACGGGAGATGTATTGAGTTGTACAAGAACCCTAAACCGACTGTTGATATCGCCATTACAGATGGAAAACGTGTTGTTGTTGTGAAACGGAAAAACAACCCGTTCAAAGGATCTTGGGTTTTACCGGGCGGTTTCGTTGAATATGGTGAAACGGTTGAAAAGACAGCGATTCGTGAAGCTAAGGAAGAGACTACAATTGATATTAGACTGGAGGGTATATTGGGAGTATATAGTGCTCCAGACCGGGATCCACGAGGGCATAACATATCCACTGTATTCGTGGCAGAACCTGTGAATGGGATACCGGAAGGCGGTGACGATGCGGCTGAAGCAGAATGGCGTGAAATCAGCTCTCTACAAGCCGGCGATCTAGCTTTCGATCATGACCTTATTCTGAAAGACCTAAGAAGCTGGCTGAATCAGCGAGAGAGTTTCTGGTCAACGAAGCTTCGTGAATGAAAGATTCGGAGAGGTGTTTGAACTATAAATCCAAAATCTCCAGTTTCTCTGCCAGCTTGATTATGGGGAGGGGAACAACCCTTGGCTCACTATCAATTTTCTTAACAAACTTCACGCTTTCCTCTTGATGTGACTTGTATGCAAGAAAGCTACCAGTGGGAGGTCCGTCACCTTCAGTGTATATCCATAGCGGCATGCCGTGGTATTCATAGTAACCGTGGTTTGAAATTAGTGTGCCATAGATGTGTTTGTCATTATGTTGAAAGTAGAGCATGCTCGCCGTTCGTTCCCTCTGGCTCCAAGAAACGAGCATCCTAGCAAGGTCCAACATTGATTCTAGTTTTAGATTCACGGGAGGCCGTATTTCTGCTTTGCTCAATTTAGTACACCGGTTTGGTTGTCAACATATTCGCCTTATAAGCCCATAGCCCTATCAATACATCACGTCCAATACAATCAGGAACACTCAAAACGTGTAAGAGTCTAGCAGGCGTGTGCTGAACTTGATACAGGATGGCGACTTCGTATACATATTCCTAGACGCAAAGCGAAACTGGATCCGGAAAGTCAAGAAAGGGAAGGCATTCCATTCCAACCGAGGTATGATTGAGTATGACGATATGATCGGACGTCCCTTCGGAATAACGGTACAGAGTCATTCGGGAGTGGATTTTCAGATTCACAAACCAAGTCAGACAGACATCCAGATAGCTATGGGACGCAATACACAGATTATCTACCCCAAAGACGCAGGGACAATACTGGTGGAAGCTGGAATCACATCAGGTTCCAGAGTTGTGGAGGCCGGTACAGGCTCAGGTGCACTTACATTCATACTAGCCAACGCCGTAGGCTCCAACGGTCATATCTACACGTATGAAGTCCGCGAAGACATGTACAACGGAGCCCGTAAGAACCTAGAGAAATATGATGCCTTGGACAATATCACCATGCATAACAAAGACATTGGAGAGGGTATTGAGGAGAAAGATGTCGACACGGTAGTACTAGATCTAGCCACACCCTGGAAAATTGTCGATATTGCACATGACGCTCTCAAGCCAAGTCACTACCTAGCCAGTTATAGCCCAACCATAGAACAGACGATGAAAACCTGTAAGGCTATGGGACAAAGCGGAAACTGGGGAATGATCAAGACTCTTGAAGTGTTTCAGCGAGAAATACTTGTTCGAGAGGGAAAAACAAGGCCAAAAACATGGATGGTCGGTCACACGGGGTATCTTAGCTTTGGTAGAAAACTGGCGTCTAATGAGTGATTAACAAACTCTTATATGCACTAATGAATTATATTTCGTGTTGATTGTTGTTGACGGCGATACATCCATGAGTTATGAACACAAACACGAGTTGACAACCCGGGACACGAAACAAATTCTAACAAACATCCTGCCAGCTGGGAAAGAAGAATACGAGCTTGAAATCAGGCCTAGTACCATCAAAGTGCCCAAAAACCAAGACGAATCAGAAAGTGAAGAAGCAAATGTGCTTCCAGAAGAAGCTGATGCCCTGATAACCGAAATGGATAACACCTCAGTTCCAAGTGAAGCCTCATTGGAGTCTGAAGAGGGCAATGTAGACCAATATGAAGACGAAAATGAATTTGATTTCGACCCCGAAGAGCCAAAACGAGCCTTTGAGAAGAAAAAGAAAGGCAGAGACTACATGGAGTTTAGAAATCAATATTACAGGTACTGAGGAGGGGAATTCATGAATAGAGAAGAAGAAATGAAGAGACTCAGAAAGGAAATACAGCAACTGAGTATGACTGTTTCTAATCTTGAGGAGACTATTGGGGAACTGAAATCAAAAGTCGAACGGAATCTCACAAATAAGCAGAGAAGAGCAAACACCCAGTACGATGTATTCGCCAATCAACAGAGCGTAATAGAACGGGATATGAGCTGGGAAAGACTCATTGGATTGCTGGAGGATACCGAAAGAGGATTAACCGCTCAACAGCTTGCTAGGAAATGGGGAAGATCGCGTTCGCGCACCAGCGAAGTCCTGAACACATTGGTAGACGAGGGCAGATTGGTGAAATTCCGAGATGGGCGTCATATGAGGTTTATTGCCCCAGATGATAAAACATAGACTCAGTTGACTTTTGCAATAGAGACTATTACCCAGAATAGGCTTAAGTAGGCCTCATACACTGAGAACCTAAAATCCTGTTCCGGGAGTCAGTGCAAGATGGATGAATCTTCGCCAAGTTCCAAGAATAGCCAAAAAAGCGATGTGAAGGTGTATTCTAGCAGCTTCTTCGAGCTCAATTTAGAAATTCAAGACGCTGTTAGAGAATTCATTCTTCACGATATTGATGACACAGAGGGGCTTGAAAACAAGAGAATCCAAATGCATAACGCATTCACTAATCTGTATGAGGAAATCACCCGTTTTGGACAAGATGTGATGACTGAGTCATTTGACATGGAGTTTCTCAGGAAGGGAATCGCACAGGCCGAACCCGAAGTCAAGGAACAAATGCAAGCAGCCCTG
The window above is part of the Candidatus Thorarchaeota archaeon genome. Proteins encoded here:
- the bshA gene encoding N-acetyl-alpha-D-glucosaminyl L-malate synthase BshA, encoding MRIGVCLYPTVGGSGYLGTRLGQHLADRGHEVHFITYEEPFALMWEDAPGVHVDLVDRFDYPLFESIGPPYAMALTSKIVKVARGSNLDLIHCHYAIPHAMAAYMAREIVDIPYAVTLHGSDVHTLGQDPAYRPVVHHTVETADRVSSVSNFLRRAAHDDLFIDRDIEVIPNFIDTNRFAPTKGLKLVVESGCVSVRREEDAEEIQPDELVLLHASNFREVKRVPQLVDIMREVVDEHPNTRLILVGDGPARIEVERKIEKLDLCHNVHLLGIKSNMSQIMASADVFLQNSTMEGMPLVLLEAMSSGVPVVTTPAGGIPELVRKGKDGIVTEGFELDEYAEAVIKVISDKDLREKMGIAARKRVEKKFSAEEIVPVYEKMLQSVVEE
- the bshC gene encoding bacillithiol biosynthesis BshC — protein: MTPIATKIYHDYIWKSKSKDLAERLYGNPPVTMGEAAKRGLAIFAEYEQSDSVREENLQKLKSVLRGANSRLGCLTPRVEDNIDKLSNGAVEAAHQSVAMGGPGYILNKAASAKIISSFSKDNRLSAFFFVADYDEVQAELLNIRTPLMGQSGNLISMPVPEGYDHSPVSVLPLPSSTWYTEVEESIRKNYNELFKPLSGTGKKLFEERLEAALAVTRWAFHNSATLGEWAQRIIGRLVNIEGNLGLPIIPSSNPEIRNLMARGFECLLVAENRKQFIDAQVRASRVIEENGYETGTGKRSRDYVPFFYECQGDSCHSSRVELHYNRDGAKAILTGRCPTCGRPVKLEFDADNPDLSDIAEHISPRVDSRQFVMDMVLPIVVHIGGGGETAYYAQVIPVAEKLGVPFPAFVKYPRLYFNTPWGENLANSLNAKDKPAFHGGEMFSTIGQITRARQSENYDEMNRAVQDFRLILYDSHEKLNQAIDELEREREKASDARDKQLQITRLEIERYLSWVFGQYTEGKMGQEVTWSWIEWALNSSFVDLFGPYERAYVPELKNGSTLFVNFMV
- a CDS encoding PLP-dependent aminotransferase family protein; translated protein: MAEEDSYAFASWTGFIPASQIRELLKYDVEYYFAGGKPGIIPTDTFAKILSDLSKEYVKKPRMALEDLNYGPTGGYKWFRKTLAKRLCNKRDINIDCEEDWERVSITSGSQQALYAVLDTMIDPGDVIVTPSPAYLGFLGPAVKLGARVITVPTDLDGIIPEYVDKAISLSKAKFGKHPDIVYVVPDSDNPKGTTLPMKRRRELFDICENYNLILLEDSAYAEIQFKETDVKPIKSLDKDNNRVAYLGTTSKEAAVLRVGYSVMPDSLRDQVLKDKGYLDLCTSTLIQRILDEYYRKYIDDVLIEGIKGYRKRYEAMAEAIDESFPPGKRTDPTGGFFIWWQSEKEFDARDFLKQEAMPNDILYVPGTAFYPITGYSLGNGQDKLVPSKPEHNTMRLGYSYAEPDVISEGICRLGDLLTEHLQ
- a CDS encoding orotidine 5'-phosphate decarboxylase translates to MEIPGESLKRKMSAAAYVRKTRLVIGLDLTSKLPLTSEVAWGTEKARLESEARKIIELTSDYAIAYKINRHLMLPLGLFDRIPDIIDTIHDQALIAIMDCKLNDIGNTNESIANHYFDAGFDAIIANPLVGWDGGLKRVFEIAEKKKRGVITLSYMSHPAANEGYGLMVAKDEKKDLEPLYLSFARKARQWGADGTVVGATYPEKIREIRQVLGDDIPIFSPGVGAQGGDAKTAIDAGASYVIVARSIINADDPASVAESIASQTWASSTPLGS
- a CDS encoding NUDIX hydrolase; translated protein: MLARPHGRCIELYKNPKPTVDIAITDGKRVVVVKRKNNPFKGSWVLPGGFVEYGETVEKTAIREAKEETTIDIRLEGILGVYSAPDRDPRGHNISTVFVAEPVNGIPEGGDDAAEAEWREISSLQAGDLAFDHDLILKDLRSWLNQRESFWSTKLRE
- a CDS encoding tRNA (adenine-N1)-methyltransferase, which translates into the protein MIQDGDFVYIFLDAKRNWIRKVKKGKAFHSNRGMIEYDDMIGRPFGITVQSHSGVDFQIHKPSQTDIQIAMGRNTQIIYPKDAGTILVEAGITSGSRVVEAGTGSGALTFILANAVGSNGHIYTYEVREDMYNGARKNLEKYDALDNITMHNKDIGEGIEEKDVDTVVLDLATPWKIVDIAHDALKPSHYLASYSPTIEQTMKTCKAMGQSGNWGMIKTLEVFQREILVREGKTRPKTWMVGHTGYLSFGRKLASNE
- a CDS encoding helix-turn-helix domain-containing protein is translated as MNREEEMKRLRKEIQQLSMTVSNLEETIGELKSKVERNLTNKQRRANTQYDVFANQQSVIERDMSWERLIGLLEDTERGLTAQQLARKWGRSRSRTSEVLNTLVDEGRLVKFRDGRHMRFIAPDDKT